Part of the Mercenaria mercenaria strain notata chromosome 8, MADL_Memer_1, whole genome shotgun sequence genome is shown below.
ataaacaacaagggaaagtaattctaaaactagtggcctggttcttgcgcatgacaatccgtctcattgGGGTGAACATgagtaccaagttacatcaaaatccctccatgcttaAAGAATAAATGCTctagacaatgtcattcttgtatctgatctttggcctctacatgtgaccttgaccttagacttggGGACCTTGTTCTTGCGAATGAAACTCCGACTCATgacggtgaacatttgtgccaagttacatcaaaattcctccatgcatgaagaagctatgctacggacaaagtccATGGAGGAAGTCCGCCTTCCGGCCCGCCAGGGGCTTTCCAATAATACGACCCGTCTttcagacgggcgtataaaaagtacagttacctattgttcctatagccacctaagtatgtaAATGTAAGCTCGGAATGACAGACGGACGAAAAGGCGTAATCCTTTAGTCCTCGAAACTGGTTTTCAGCCAATAGGGGATTAATAATCTAAACCACTGTTGTTTAACTGAATAATCTAAACCACTGTTGTTTAACTGAATAACCTAAACCACTGTTGCTTATCTGAAATAACCTAAACCACTGTAGCTTATGTGAAGTAACCTAAACCATTATTGCTTAGCTAAAATAACCTAAGCCCCTGTTGCTTAACTGAAATAACATTAACCCTTTTTGCTTAACAGAAATAAGCAAAACAACACTTGTTCAATTCCAATCTCCTATATACCACTGTTGATAAAATGAAATGCCCTTAACCACTGTTACTAAAATGAAATAACCTTTACGACTGTTGTTACAATGAATGCCCTAAACCACTGTTGCTTAACTGCAATGACCTAAATTGCTGTTGCTCTGAAGTCTGCAGATAACATTGTAAATCTGTCACATGACAAGGAAGTAAACTGATATGATTATAATCAATAGTAAGAGGATTATGAACTTTGAAGAACAGGAAGTTTCTCTACTGGTATGTAATACAAAACAATGCTTTATAATTAAATACCAATTAAACAAGGGCAAGGTTCAAGTGATCAAAGTTTAAGCTTAAGACTTgagcaacagttttattttatgacaatGTAAGAAACAGGGTATGGTGAAGGCTTTGAGTCACTTGTCTAGGGTATGGTGAAGGCTTTGAGTCACTTGTCTAGGGTATGGTGAAGGTTTTGAGTCACTTGTCTGATCTAGTTGTTTACGCAAAATAACCCACTGTTCAACTTGACCAAAAACTTActtaagacaaatattctgaacatgtttttatgtaaatcataaaaaatgttgcatgtaaacgaggttttctataatttgacctttGAAACGGTCGCAGTTACAAAGACCAaagttctgacaaagtttcaagaagatcagGACAGAAGGCGATTACAATTTCTTTtagcactttgtgttcaggtgaaCTAATTAATTACATAGATGTACACTTTATGGTTATCGTGTGTACAAAGCATTATTGGAATCCATCTAAAATTGTGAAACCAGTTTGCATCACAAATGCATAAGTGCTACTAATgtcaattttatttacaaatttgtgTCAGCTTACACATTTTGTCTATGTCTATTGGCAAGTAACTCTACAATGCTTGTACCAATCCTGAATAACAAATTATGTGAGAGGAGAAGGCAGGCTAGACTATTTAGATGCTGGATAGAGAAATACAGCATATCTggggaaactagagctatcacggGAGTGATTAATGGGTTATATGATGTGCGTGATGTGGCACtacttttagtttgaatcaaaaccatcAAGAAATTAAAAGAGAAAGAatgaaaaattataaagaaatgcTGCCTAGAATtgaatataattgtaataatagagataaagtgaaagtacatcaaaacgtTAATCAGGTATTTGGACTCAGATGTGGATGCCGCCACATGGGTTAGCAGGATAACTTTCCTGACATATACTTTGTCAATTAAGCTAAAAAGTCACATCTAATCTTTATTTTGTATTAACTACTGTAGTATTTTTGGAATCCCTTTAAAAGTAAGAAAGTTATTCctgcaaatttattttaattaaccAGCCAACTGTCAGATGTTTCCTTTATACCCATCCTTACTTTGTTTGCAAGGGTACAGATAATTCGTTAACCTTAAGCCTCCTGGccacaagtgattctgccttttgcgactcttgtagaccaagatcagcctacacatccatgcagcctgatcatgatctgcactgttcgctattcagtcagtaaattttcggtgaacacccctttaaataataaatggtactacaCAGAATCAATGATGGACcagcctattttagaaatttggcagggtaaaggTTGAAATCAGAATACTTAGGGTTCATTTGTTTGCACTGTTTTCATACTACATAACAGAGTAATTTTGGAACAAATTACTGTCCACGTTCCTTTAACATGTTTTACTAGCAagttatttaaacaatttcatttgttcaaaactttaggACATTGACTACAAAACTCTGGGCTTTGGAAATTGGCACCACAGATATAATTAACGATCTCTGCAACACTTGTTAGACCTTTGGCTGTAAGTGTGGTTAACCTTTGTATGTAATGTTTAAGTGACTGACCTCCAGAAGGACCAGAACGTATGAATacaaggaaaaaaagaaaaaagatattaggaaattattgctatatttcttatgaagtcTTTAAagcttagttactgacagattatatatGATAGAAACACAGGAGAATTAGgtgttttactatttttttttcattcaaaaatgaaaagCATTTATCACAGGGTACCAAAGGTAAAGTGCCTTAGTGCCTTAGTTATAGAGCTTCATATAAACGACTGATAAGTACGAATTCCTCCGTGGCATATTGGTCAAGATGGTAGGGAAGTTTTATTGCCAAGGCAACTCGTATTAAATTCCTGActcagacatgttttttttttcttcttcttcttcttcttgatTTAGCTTTTTTAATAGTTTAGCAACAAAGACTCATGATCTGATGCTCCTAAAATTACCAAACttcagtttttaaagaaaaatcattttagccaaaatctggacgCCAGTCCCTTGAAAGAGGTCTATAAATGTATAGTCAAATTTGTCTACGGTGATTATTACCAAAGCTAGTGGACCTACAGCTATGAAGTATTGAAATGATTAAAATGgaacatgtttattttacttttaagttCAGACATGGCTGTCCCAGGCAAAAAGACGCCCAAAACATTTTCATCATCGTCAACAATGGGCTCTGATGAAACCATTCAAGTGTATTGTCAGCCTTGTGACCGTGATGGTCCTAGACTCCCTGCCCATGGCTACTGTGTTGACTGCAGGGAGCACTTGTGCGACATTTGTTTGACGGCTCACAAGAGACATACCCTTTCAAGGCACCATACTCTTCTAGATGATAACAACATGCCACAAACTATGTCTTCAGCCTCTATTCGTCCAAGCCGGCCTGACAGCCTTACTAAACCTTGCCCTAGGCACATGAGAGAAATTATCAAGTTCTACTGTCAGAACCATGAAGCACTACTCTGCAGTGTATGTGTTACCCTTGAACACATAGGCACATCTTGCAAAGTCAACTACATTCCTGATATTTCTGACCAGGTCATAAACAGCAAAGAACATCAAGATATCTTGAAAGCTATTGATACCATTTCTGAGCAATATCACAAGATTTCAAAAGATGTTAAAAGCATTACAGCAAAGTTCAACAATTCTTTGGCAGATGTACTGGCTGATATAAATAAGTTTCGGAAAGAAATAAATCAAAGACTAGATGAATTAGAAAGACAAGCAGAAGATGCAGCAAAGACAATCCAACAAGAAAAAGACAAGAACCTGAAGACAGTAGAAACAATTTGTGATGATGTAACAAAATCTCTGAAGACATCATCTGACTCCATTAAACATCTCAACACAACCAAACAAGCAGACAAACTTTTCATGGAGCTGAAATTAGCCGAGCAAATGATCAAAGATTATGAGAAATGTGTCCACCAACTAGCAGCATGTGATATCAAAGAGTACATCTTTAAACCAAACAAAGCAATATCAACCCTATTTGACAAGGAAAGGTCACTGGGTACAATCACAGAGAAATCATTAAAACAACAAAGTCCACCTCAAACTGTTAATATAAAATCCAGACAAACTTCACAACAGGGTAAAATCTGTGTAAAGACATCAAAAGATAAAGTCAGATGTGGGATAACAGGAATGATTTTCCTTTTTCCTGATCTTCTTATCATCACTGACTGGTACAACTGTGCTGTTAAAATAGTGGATACCTGCAGTCACACAGTTACTGATCAGTTACAACTAGATACTGAGCCCAGGGATGTCACCTCAGTTACTAGTACAGAGCTTGCTGTCACACttcctgaaaaacaaaatattcagttCATATCAGTCACCTCAAACAAACTCAAGGAGAAACAAATTTTCAAGGTTGATGGAAAATGTCATGGTATAAGTTGCTGTCAGGGGAAACTTGCTGTGTCATTTATTGACCCTGCAAAACTCCTAATTCTTGATACCAATGGTACTATACTGACAACAGTCAGGAgagaagatattttaatgaaaccaGAATATCTTACCACTAACACTCATTCTGTCTATGTATCTGACTCGGTAATGAGAACAATTACAAGGTTAAACTGGCAGGGTGAGGTGATTGGTAGTTATGGTGGTATGGCTAGACCTTATGGTATGGCACTGTCAGATGATGGTTCTGTTTTTGTGTGTGACTATGGCAGAAACGTTATAGAAGAGATAGCAGGTGACTGTTCCACAGGAAATGTTGTGTTGAGGGGCCTCAATAGTCCCCGCTTTGTCTGTTGGTGTGCTGAAACAAGTAAACTCTACTTCAGCTGTCTTACTGAACAGGACAAAGATGACAAATTTGTTCAGGTCTTCAAGCTGTCATAACTAGAAGAAAACTCATCGTTTACAAGGTGTCTAACATGATGTCTACACGATACCAAGGCCAACACTAATGCAAAAGCTCTTGTAGCTTTCAAACTTTCAAGCcgttgtttgttaaaaaaaaaatgagcatattcttttttttttcaatagaaaaatTGGGGAAAGATTTAGATATTGTAATTCAAAGAGGATATCTGTCTGTTTCAGCATAAGATCCAAATATCTTTTACTAAATGAACACAAATGCAAGATTTTCGCCAGTAGAGGTGCGGTTGAGAATCTGATTTCTTTCCCACAGGTCGCGGCTTCATAACCCAAAAAATCCTGTCATGAGTACAGGTCAGAAAATCCAAGAAGCAGTTATATAGCCTATTTAACAAAAGATTGTAAGAACTTTCATTAcattcaatgttaaataaatatgttaaagacCACCTATGAATCGAGATTTCTGATCCTGATATCTGCAGTTAACTATAACCTGTGAACTAAGACCACCTCAAAATAAAGACTAACTTTAAACTCTCCCGAGTGGATCGTTTTATAGGTTTGTCAGTTAGTTTAAACTTTTGAAACAAATACCGCATAACAAGTAAAATGAGTTTCATGACGAGAAGTCAATTGTAATTTTGCCACGGCTTCCCATCTTGCTGAGAAATATCGAGAAACCAACACAGAAACAAAtcagacctgaaataaaacaTCAAACATTCATTGACTGTCAACAAGTAATTATATaccattctaacacgatccgcagcagttgctatataaacatatagcgaaatcgcctatacatgaatctacgataaaatatagctcttccattccaccctacgattgtaacacgatTGTGAGATTCTATTCTGCTTctgttatataccgactaaatactcgccTTTATCAGTgctatgtagtagtaataaaaagtacatcaaattttcttaaacaaacaattaattttctaactgatgaatttatttgtttatatttttaccgtaagaaaatgtttcagcccgataagtttcaacttcaacaccagtgcatctatgtctggtcgtgtgtgtagtttacaatttctgcgttgtaggcaccacaaatgtcaactagattctactttgacagtaaataaattataatattcatgttccaatcttccagactcaagtgtttacgtgtttatgtgccgccgcaatgttctggcgtgaaTGTTTCAGTGCCTTCTGACATATAGGTGACgtgcactatttttagaaactgcatatataaactttgaatgaaatatttacttctgatctctatatccgaccttaaacgttattgaaaataacatttttacaccagtaactacttaatactttaattaaaatttgctgaatatcggaaaattccgttttatgcaacgctttccattcgtggggaggtttttataatagcatatggccagccgaatgacatatcgagctaaaatATAGTGCTGttaaatgcgaagaatttgcgtggttagaatcgaaataataaatatgttccaataattttatcagttaataaaatatgggcaggagttcggatgcgtaataattaaatcacgagtgcgtaggcacatatttattatttcttaattaagttaAAGTCTTTAATTACTTCGTTTAAATTAATCTTGCTATGTTTAAACATAATGTTTACAGCTAACGTGAACATTATACCTCACGTAATTAGACTGTTTGTAAATTTAGCCACATTTTGGCCATGTagaaattttctgttttgttttgttgataagtcatatggagactttccagctttgctgGTGAATGAAGACCCCATGCGCCCCTTCGTGTATAATTTCATCATGAGTGGGAACCTGGATAGAACCACGGACCTTTAAGCcagctggcttcctcacatgaaaattttttggccccgagtgaggctcgaacccacgtcggtgAGGGGTAAAAGATTGCAGGTCAGAGACCTTAAGAAGCCCCTGTCATTCAGAAATATCTGATACAACAATATAATGAATACATCAAATCAGAACAAAGATCAGAACTACAAATGAAGCTGTCTCGACTTGGATTTCGTGCTGCAGAACTGGATATTAAACAGAACTATAATACAAATGTAATCTCATTTACCAATACCTCTGAGTAGAAGCATCTCCCTTCATACGCAGATATTTTCTCATCCCCTTCCCATTACACGAAAAAGCTATAAAATCCATAGTAAATCAACGACTTCAGAGTATTAAcatctaaacaaaacaaaaaaaaacagggagGAAGGGAATACAGTAAAACTGGCATTAAGCAGCCAGAAAAGAGAGTGACACATTGTGCTTGCTAAAGGCAGGTGGCTGTTTAAGACAAGCTAAAATTAGAACAAATTAATTGGGAGGTTGGCTGATTGAATGCTAAAGGTACGTGACTGCTTCTTTCAAGTGGTCACTTAGTCGGGTTCAACTGTAAACTGAAACCATTTTATTGCTAACATTTTATATTTCGCAGTATGCATCTTTGTTTCGAGATACACATACTTTCACATACTCAAGATAACTTCCCTTTCCTGTGAAATAAATTTATCCACTTGACAATTTCCTTCCCCAACctttaataataatttacaaaCGTTATTGAATACAAGTTTTAGCGTTCCTGAAGTTAAATGGCTTAATCACTTCGCTTAAATATTTCACTTTTCTAGTGAATTTGAATTACTAGCTTAGACAGGGACTAGCACTTCAATCTTTAGCTCGTTTTAACCCCaaatgctaaatttctacaaagaacttgtccatttttcaatttgagcagtacctttaaatgttaaaaggggtgctttccaaaaagatactgactgcttagcgaacagtgcagacctttatctgactgcacggatgtgaaTACTGTATAACTAATGAAACTAAATTAAATGCaagtgccggtgtaatgaagtatttcgacccccatagaataacgaccccccggtcattattctatagaaaatgtgactcctttcctgtaaaatattgactccccttataaaaaactgactccctttgaaaactctatagaataacgacccccggtcattattctatagaaaaactgacccctccaagtaaaatactgactccttaaagatgactcccttcgaatctcatagaataacgaccccggttattattctatagaaaaagtgaccccttccatgtaaaatactcactgccgaaattactacattcgaactctcgtacaatatcgattcccggacattattctatttaaaaaagttactctttccgtgtaaaacaccggctcctaaaaagactttcgacgataatatctattaaaaagtgatccccaccaaacctaacggacaattttactagatctacaactctaataccctccaaggccaatagttaacattttgattgtactactactactggtgccgctacttctattgctattactacatgtacttcttcttctactactactgctactacttctactgctactactacaactgctactactgatactactatacctgcttccactaatacgtcttgtacatctacctcttcttctcctgctgctgttgttgctgtcgcttattcctctgctgctactgctgctgctgctgctgatactgcaactgccactaccactgccactaccacaactactactactactactactactactactactactattactactactactttctattgttgccgcgaccgtactttactgccactgctaagtattgcaacttctattaatactaagttctatgctagcagtttcttgtgcagttttcttctgaagaattacttcataccgaagtttgcagggattattgacactggtgtgttttgtgaacgtattgtgacttgttattttcctgaaaaaaaatgtatatgtatacaccaagatacagcgtctagaaatagaatcccttttcccgttgcggaatgctctgatttctgtgtcaagtgatggtatctggggctaatggtcaaacggaaggacggacggatggacggacaagggcaaatctatatgcccccacccccaccctcccccgggtgggggcataaaatgcagcaattaggccttagatacatgagttatcactaaatttgaccaaatgaccggggtcgtttttttatgggagtcaatattcttcgtaaggttcagtttacttcacgtgggggagtcatagtactatgatctggaggtcataatactatgaccggggggtcactttttctatagaataatgaccggggggtcattattctatgggggtcgaaatacttcattacaccggcagatCTCTTTTCTGAATCAAGAGATTTTCCACCGGTTGGAAGTTGGTTGCACTGGAAATATATCATCTAGAAGTGCCACAAATTAAGGCCATGACTTCGGGGAAAATCATTTAACCGTAACGTTTCAACTATATACACAACTATGCTTGGAAGGCCGATGTGCCATGCCAATTTCCAAATGCTTAAATGCCGTGCGCATGAGAtgaaatgtcgtgcgcacgagataagatgtcttacGCTTGAGATACGTCGTTGGTTCgtgataagatgccgtgcgctcgagataagatgccgtgcgcacgagataagatatctTGCGCTCGGGATaggatgtcgtgcacacgagataagaagtcgtgcacacgagataagatggtGTGCACACGGGATAGGATGTCGTGACCACGGGATAAGATGTCGTgaccacgagataagatgtcgtgaccacgagataagatgtcgtgaccacgagataagatgtcttgcgctcgaAATAAattgtcgtgcgcacgagataagatgttgtgcgcacgagataatttagtcttaaagaaaataaatgcatgttCTAAACATATCATCGTAAGTACGCACGCAGAGTGTGTAATATACTGAGGTTCGGATTAAGTTTAACCTTAGTTTGTAGTATACATTCAATGCATGTCTACGTTCAGGTTAAGAGAATTAATCTTTTCTGATAACACTCgaataacatattttcatagaCAATTTTGTAAGTAAGGTTAATGAAAGTGACTGATGGAGAAACAACGGAATCCTgctggggccatttataatgtcgccgtcgcgtttgtggggtcgacacacgacaacgcgaagtgacatagcgacaatacAAAGTGACACCCGaaaatcgcaaacgacggcgacaatcccaaacgacaatgtcgcgatatccactttgaaatgacGCCTtccaaaagcacgatatatcgcgatgtcacttcgcgttgtcaagcgtcgtatcgcattgtcgctatgtcacttcgtaatgacGCGACGGcaacattatcaaacgacatgcgataatcacaaacgacgctagACAACGCAAAGCGACATTTTctaaatgtcgtatcgtatgtcgcgtgtcgcgtgtcgcgggtttgggt
Proteins encoded:
- the LOC123547125 gene encoding uncharacterized protein LOC123547125; the encoded protein is MAVPGKKTPKTFSSSSTMGSDETIQVYCQPCDRDGPRLPAHGYCVDCREHLCDICLTAHKRHTLSRHHTLLDDNNMPQTMSSASIRPSRPDSLTKPCPRHMREIIKFYCQNHEALLCSVCVTLEHIGTSCKVNYIPDISDQVINSKEHQDILKAIDTISEQYHKISKDVKSITAKFNNSLADVLADINKFRKEINQRLDELERQAEDAAKTIQQEKDKNLKTVETICDDVTKSLKTSSDSIKHLNTTKQADKLFMELKLAEQMIKDYEKCVHQLAACDIKEYIFKPNKAISTLFDKERSLGTITEKSLKQQSPPQTVNIKSRQTSQQGKICVKTSKDKVRCGITGMIFLFPDLLIITDWYNCAVKIVDTCSHTVTDQLQLDTEPRDVTSVTSTELAVTLPEKQNIQFISVTSNKLKEKQIFKVDGKCHGISCCQGKLAVSFIDPAKLLILDTNGTILTTVRREDILMKPEYLTTNTHSVYVSDSVMRTITRLNWQGEVIGSYGGMARPYGMALSDDGSVFVCDYGRNVIEEIAGDCSTGNVVLRGLNSPRFVCWCAETSKLYFSCLTEQDKDDKFVQVFKLS